Proteins from one Telopea speciosissima isolate NSW1024214 ecotype Mountain lineage chromosome 1, Tspe_v1, whole genome shotgun sequence genomic window:
- the LOC122656372 gene encoding phosphatidylinositol 4-kinase gamma 4-like, with product MSTARVALSPVREESVPGYFHGRLGTRSRESILIYLTVADSVIPMRVLESDSIASVKLRIQTSKGFVVKKQKLVFGGRELARNGSLVRDYGVTDGNVLHLVLRLSDLRVITVKTACGKDLEFHVERCRNIAYVKQQIAKKGKSFLDLKDQELICNGEELDDRKLIDDICKSSDAVVHLLVRKSAKVRSKPVAKEFELSIVASNSNERRDYDDEEEVDGENQRSDGSEEIRVFSTKSTERNFCLEPVIVHSKIKLSSVISDLISSTFDGLESGHQPIRSSEGSGGAYFMQDSSGHKFVAVFKPIDEEPMAVNNPRGLPISSDGEGLKRGTLVGEGALREVAAYILDHPRSGPRSFSSEEKGFAGVPPTVMVRCLHGGFNHPDGYQFATKNVKIGSLQMFVKNIGSCEDMGPGAFPVEEVHKISVLDIRLANADRHAGNILVGREGDQTVLIPIDHGYCLPENFEDCTFEWLYWPQAQESYTPETVEYIRSVDAEKDIALLKFYGWNISRECALTFRISTMLLKKGAERGLTPFSIGSIMCRETLKKESVIEKIVHEARDTVLPGTSEAAFLESVSQIMDCHLDELTI from the exons atgtctaCAGCTAGAGTTGCTCTTAGCCCCGTTCGCGAGGAGTCTGTACCTGGCTATTTCCATGGCCGATTGGGCACTCGTTCGAGAGAATCCATCCTGATTTATCTAACTGTTGCCGATTCTGTGATTCCAATGCGTGTACTGGAGTCCGATTCCATCGCTTCGGTGAAACTGAGGATTCAGACCAGTAAAGGGTTCGTTGTGAAGAAGCAGAAGCTGGTGTTCGGAGGCAGGGAACTAGCTCGAAACGGTTCTCTCGTCCGGGACTATGGTGTCACTGATGGCAATGTTCTCCATTTGGTTCTCCGGCTTTCTGATCTTCGGGTAATCACAGTTAAGACTGCCTGTGGGAAGGACTTGGAGTTCCACGTTGAACGGTGTAGAAATATAGCATATGTCAAACAGCAGATCgccaaaaagggaaaaagttttctcGATCTCAAGGATCAGGAGCTGATCTGTAATGGAGAGGAGCTCGACGACCGGAAACTCATTGATGATATATGTAAAAGTAGTGATGCTGTGGTTCACTTGTTGGTTCGGAAGTCTGCAAAAGTTAGGTCCAAACCCGTGGCAAAAGAGTTTGAACTCTCGATTGTGGCATCTAATTCGAATGAGAGGAGAGATtacgatgatgaagaagaagttgaTGGAGAAAACCAGAGGAGCGATGGATCAGAGGAAATCCGTGTGTTTTCAACGAAGTCAACCGAGAGAAATTTCTGTCTGGAACCGGTCATTGTTCATTCGAAGATCAAATTATCCTCGGTGATTAGTGATTTGATTAGCTCCACCTTCGATGGATTGGAGAGTGGACACCAACCTATCAGATCCTCAGAAGGTTCCGGTGGAGCTTATTTCATGCAAGATTCTTCAGGTCACAAGTTTGTTGCTGTTTTCAAGCCAATTGACGAGGAACCTATGGCAGTGAATAATCCTAGGGGGTTACCAATATCTTCTGATGGGGAAGGGTTGAAAAGGGGGACGCTAGTAGGAGAAGGAGCGTTGAGAGAAGTTGCTGCATACATTTTGGATCACCCAAGGAGTGGTCCACGGTCCTTTTCAAGTGAAGAAAAAGGTTTTGCTGGGGTTCCTCCCACGGTTATGGTGAGGTGCTTACATGGGGGTTTTAACCATCCAGATGGATACCAGTTTGCTACTAAGAATGTCAAGATTGGATCCCTACAAATGTTCGTGAAGAACATTGGCAGTTGCGAAGACATGGGTCCTGGGGCTTTCCCTGTGGAGGAGGTCCATAAGATCTCTGTGTTGGATATAAGGTTGGCGAATGCAGATCGACATGCTGGAAATATTCTGGTGGGCAGAGAAGGGGATCAGACTGTGTTGATTCCAATTGATCATGGGTACTGCTTGCCTGAGAAT TTTGAAGATTGCACATTTGAATGGCTCTACTGGCCGCAAGCTCAGGAATCTTACACCCCTGAGACTGTTGAGTACATTAGATCAGTGGATGCTGAAAAAGATATTGCTCTTCTGAAGTTCTATGGGTGGAACATCTCACGTGAATGTGCCCTCACCTTCCGCATATCTACCATGCTTCTGAAGAAGGGAGCTGAGAGAGGGCTCACTCCCTTTTCTATTGGAAGCATCATGTGCAGAGAGACCTTGAAGAAAGAGTCTGTGATTGAGAAGATTGTCCATGAAGCCAGGGATACTGTGTTACCGGGAACGAGTGAAGCTGCATTCCTCGAATCTGTCTCTCAGATCATGGATTGCCACCTTGATGAGCTCACCATATAA